TTGCGCAAGGCCGAATTCTGGGGTGTTTATTCCGGTGAAAACCTCGAATAGTCCCTTATAACTCAAAGATAAAGATGGCAGCCAGACATAAGGCTGCCAAAAACACCGTTTCAATCAACACCACAGCCACCGGCATCCAGCCGACCTTAACCAAGGCGCCAAAGGATGTTTTCATCCCCAAGGCCGCCACAGCTGTGACAATGCACCAGCTCGAGACATCAATCAAAGAACTTGAGATTTGGCTTGGGATTTCCACCGTGCTGTTCAGCCCCACAAGGGCAACAAAGCCAAGTACAAACCATGGAAATGGCAGTTTGGCATTTTTCTGAGTATCATCTTTAAAGCCATAGCGCACGATCATCATCACCCCCAACACAACGGGCAATAACATGGCGACTCGCAAGAGCTTAACAATGGTTGCCACATCGCCTGTCTGATCAGACACCCCATAGCCAGCCCCGACAACTTGGGCCACATCATGGATGGTTGCGCCTAAAAATATCCCTGTTTGTTGATCATCCAGCCCAACGAAACTGGCAATGATGGGATAAACCACCATGGCAATGGTGCTAAAGGCTGTGACCGTAATAACAGTAAAAATCGTATCGCGCTCACGATCTTCACCAGCAGGTAAAACAGAAGAAAGCGCCATGGCAGCTGAAGCCCCGCAAATGGCAACCGCCCCACCGGTTAAACAGCCAAAAGCGCAGTTGGTCTTCATGGTGCGCGTCAGGATAAATCCAAGGAGCATGGTGGCAAAGACCCCGACCACCACCAAAATGACAGGCCCGCCCCCCAGCTGGCTGATCGCATCAAATGAAATACGCAAGCCCAGCAAAGCCACGCCAAAGCGCAAAACCTGCTTTGCCGCCATATCAATCCCTTGGCTGCATTTTTCATGTTCAGACAGAAAATTGAGCGCCACGCCCAATAATAAAGCAAACAACATGGTCGGTGCGCCATAATGTTCAGATAAAAACACCGCCGCAATGGCAACGATGAGCGCTGCGAGCAGGCCAGAAAATTTATCTTTATAAAATGTCTGAAGTAGATTCATGCAAGCACCTTCAAAATTAGATTTATTTAATATACATAAATCCACGTCACAAAATCAACATAACACCCCTGCCTTTCAAATACTTTTAAAATTCTTGATCACGCAGACGTGTTTTGTCGTGAGTAAGTGTATCAGGCACACTAAGGGCATTACATTATAAAGATGAGAGGAGAATAGCATGTTGCGTCTTTTGGCTTTTGGTGGCGTTTTACTCACCAGCCTGAGCGTTCAGGCAAAAGAAGTTCAGGTCATTGAACTGACCCAGACCCCCTGCCAGTTTGTCGAAGCTGAACATGGCCTTGATCATGGTTTTAAGTCTCAACAATCAGCCGATTGTGAAAAGATCAATGCCAAAACAAAAAAAGACCGATTGGCAAAAGCCAAGACCATTACCTTAAAACCAGGGAAATATATCTTTCGCGTTAAAAACCACAATGTACCTTACACCTTGGGATTTTGGTTGCGCGAACAAGATTACAACTGGAAAAATCCACTTCATAAGCTTTCAAAGCTAAGTGTCTCAGGTGGTGGGCTTTCATCCGGAGTCTCCAAAGACTTTGAAGTTGAGCTCAAAGCTGGTGAATATCTCTATTCCTGCCCCCTAAACCCGACACCGGATTATAAATTGCGCGTTGAATAAGGCGCAACTCAGCAAAACGCATCTGTTTTTTATGGACTTTTTTAGAGTTTTCAGCCAAGAATCCGCTTTGCGACTCAAAATAACGGTTCCGTTTGTGCTGAAATGAAAATCGATCTTCGCCCTATTTACTTTATCATTGGCCTTTTGCTGATGACCTTGGCCTTGGGCATGTTGTTGCCCATGTTTGTTGATCTTGCACAAGGCAATCCGGATTGGCAGGTCTTTATGCTGTCTTCCGGGGTGACGATTTTCATTGCGAGTGCGCTTATTTTAGCAGGCCATACCCGCGAAAAGATGTTCTTTTCCATTCGCCAAGGCTTCATCATGGCGACCTTTAGCTGGTTGGTCATGACCATCTTTGCCGCCCTGCCCTTTGCCTTTTCAGAACTCGACATGTCCTATACGGATGCGTTTTTTGAGGCCATGTCCGGCATCACCACCACAGGCTCCACCGTCATTACCGGGCTGGATTATGCCCCACCGGGCCTGTTGCTTTGGCGGGCTTTATTACAATGGCTTGGCGGGATCGGGATTATTGTGATGGCGGTTGCCATCATGCCCATGCTCCATGTTGGGGGGATGCAGCTCTTTAAGGTGGAAGCCTTTGAAACATCTGATAAAGCCCTGCCCAAAGCCGCACAAATCTCAGCAAGCATCTCAGCCATTTATGTCGGGCTTACCGCCATTTGGGCCATCGGCCTATGGCTTGCGGGCATGACCCCGTTTGAAGCGGTCAACCATGCCATGACCACCATTGCCACTGGTGGTTTTTCCACCTCTGATGGCTCAATCGGTCATTTTAACAGTGGTTCGATTGACCTGCTCATCACTTTGGGCATGATTGTAGGCTCCCTGCCCTTTATGCTTTATCTGCGTATGTTGCGCGGGAATTTTCAGGCCATTATGGCTGATACACAAGTGCAATGGTTCCTTGTCATTGTCTTTTTACTGATTTTCTTTGCCACCGCTTTCTTATGGATACAAGAAGGCTATGACCCGATCCAATCCTTGCGTTTTGGTGCCTTTAATGTGGTGTCCATCATCACGGGTACGGGCTATGCCTCCATGGATTATCAGCTCTGGGGCCATTTTGCTTGGCCGATTTTCTTCTTTATCATGTTCATTGGTGGCTGTTCCGGCTCCACCACTTGCGGCATTAAAATCTTTCGCTTTCAAGTGCTTTATGCCGCAGCTGAAACCCAGATCAAACGTTTGTTAGAGCCCCACGGCGTGTTTATTCCCTATTACAACCGCCGTCCCATCCCCGATGAAGTCATGTTTTCGGTTCTTGGGTTCTTCTTTATTTTCGGGGTGTGTTTTGCCCTGCTTGCCATGGCGTTGGGCATGATGGGGCTTGATTATATTACCGCTATTTCCAGTGCGGCCACCGCCCTTGCCAATGTGGGCCCGGCCCTTGGTGATACCGCAGGCCCAAGCGGAAATTTCCAGACTTTACCTGATGGGGCAAAATGGCTCATGGCCTCAGGCATGTTGCTGGGCCGTTTGGAACTCTTTACCATTTTGGTATTGTTCATGCCGACATTCTGGCGTGGTTAAGTTCCTTGAATAAAGCGACGGACCTTTTCTTCAAGGTCTTCAATTTTAATGGGCTTGGTCACGATATCATTCACGCCTGAGGCAAAATAACGTTCGCGATGTTCGCGAATGGCATCGGCTGTAAAGGCCAGAATAACACTGCCCTGATTGGGTCCCTCACCTTGACGGATATGTTTTGTCGCTTCCAGCCCATCCATTTTAGGCATCTGCATATCCATCAAAATCACATCGAACTTTTGCTTATGGGCCTGTTCAACGGCTTGTTCCCCGTCATTTGCCACAACAACGCGATGCCCATGCTTATTGAGCATGGCAAGAACGACTTTCTGGTTAATCAGATTATCTTCAGCCAACAAAATATCAAGTTCTGATAAAGCTTGTTGTTCTTCAGCCTCTTCAATAAGCGGCTCACTCTCTTCAACAGGCAGCTTCAAGGTAAAGGTTGAACCAATATTTTTCTGGCTTTCCACAGAAAGGTCACCGCCGTGAAGGTGTGAGAGCTCACTTGAAATGGCAAGCCCAAGGCCTGTGCCGCCATATTTACGGGTGGTTGAGCCATCGGCCTGTTTAAAACGCTCAAAAATATGATCGACCTGACCTTTCGTCATGCCAATGCCGCTGTCACTCACTTCAACGATTAAATATTGTATCCCGTCTTCTTCAACACGCTCCATCGTGACTTTCACAAAACCATCAAGGGTAAATTTAAGCGCATTATTAATCAGGTTGGTGACGATCTGTTTGAAGCGAGTTGGGTCCAGCTTGCACCAATAACCTTCATGTAAGTGCGCATTGGTTTTTAACTCTAAGCGCTTTTGCTTGGCAGCAGGCCCAAAGACTTTAACCAGTTCGTCAATCAAGCCAGCAGGTTGGCTTGAGACACGTTCAATCGCCAGCTTGCCTGCTTCAATCTTTGAAATATCAAGGATCTCATCAACAATATGGATCAAGCTCTGGGCTGAACTATCAAGGTCATGCAATAGGTTTTGAGAGTTTTGCGAAAGGTCCTGATCTGTTTTTAAAAGATCAAGCACACCGCGTATCCCCATCATGGGGGTTCGTAGCTCATGGCTCATATTTGCCAGAAACTCACTTTTTGCCTGACTAGCATTTACTGCCTTATCTTTTTGTTCGACCACTTCCTCCAACAGCTTGCTAATCTCGCCAGACTGTTTGGAAACCTCTTCTTTAAGCTGAGCTGTCGCAAAACCAAGGCCGTAATAAATCAAACTCTCAATGATGATAAAGCCAAAGATCGCGTAGATAATATTGACCTGCGTGTTCGAGGCCAATTCCATATATTTGTGATCCACATTATACCACATGGCCACACGCCCAACTGGGGTGGGTGATTTCTCTTTATCACCGATATAATCACGAATGCCAAAATTGGTCAGGGCATAACGGCTGTCTCCCCATTGGACAATATCAGTTCTCAGTTTAAAGGGTTCATTTTCACGATATTGAGCCATATCCATTTTTGGTATGAACTCAACCAACTCATCACTTGAACTTGCCTCAATAAAACAGCCGCAATCCTCGGCATGTTCCCCACCTAAATCATTTTTCCATTTCACTTTGGACACACGTTCCCCATTAAGCAAAATGGCAATGTCTGTACCCACCTGTTTTTTGAGTAGATCAATGATTTCTGAATAAGATGTCCCGGCTTCAAGGGCACCAATGAACTCGCCATTAGACTCACCATCTGTAGGCGCAAAAACGGGGACAGCGCCACGAATTCCAGCATAAATACGACCCAATTCTAGGCCTTCACGCGGGATATGATCGTCCATCACGTCCATGATCATATGACGAAGAGGTGATAGGTCATCGCCCCATTTTGAAAGGCGGTGAACGCGCAAAAAACTGGTATCTTTTGGGGGAAGGTGAAAATGAAGCTGGCGCACATAAAAGCGCTCTTTCATTTTTTGCCAACTACCGGCAACTTCATTATAAAGCTTGGCGCGATATTGTGCTGAAAGTGGCCCACCTTTGCCACCGCCTTCATCCTCATGAACTTTAGCCGCTTGGGCAAAAACACGACGCACACTCACATCATTTGCAACATAGGTTGCCAACTGCAACATGTTTCTTGTCGTCATGGTCATAGCCACATCAAAAGCGGTTTGATATTGGTGGCTTTTCAGCTCAAGCTCACGCTGAAGGCTTGTCTTATCCTGATAATAATTAATCAAGACAAAACAGGCATCTGCAATAAAAATACAGAGCGTTATGAACAGAAATATGCGTTTCCCGCGTAAGCCCATCTACCCTCTACCCCAAAAGTGATAAGTCTACTTAGCGTTATATATCTTTTTGATTAGGAAAGATACCTAGGAACATAACCTAAGGGCTAAAAATGCTTATTCATTTGGGCAATAATCACCTTATCAAAATCAGCCATAAGCTTTTCTACCAGCTCAAGCCAAGCTTTCTCACGTTGATGTAGGGAATAGTCTTCTGCAAGGGTTACAAAACGGCTGGCTTTGGCCCCGGCAAAGGCTGTCACATTTGACATGTCATCCAGAAGCTCAATTCTCACCTTCACTTTGGCGGTATATTTTTCCGATTGATCCGTCGTGAACATACCTGTGAGACCCGTTTTTTTTACGAGTTTCTCTTCAACCACTGAGGCTTCCTCAATAATCACCCGCGCGCGCCCATTTTGTGCAGAGGGAACAAGACGATCAGCCGTCCATCTTTTCACCGCTTCTTTTGGGGAAGTCGGCAGCATATGGTCGACATAATTGCCACTCAATGTTGAGGGCGTCTTATCAACGATTTCAACCTGTGCGGCATTTAACGCAATAGGGGCAAGATGTTGAAAGGTGAGCTCCGGCAAGACCTGTAAAGGCGCCTTATGTTGCATACAGCCAGAAAGGCCAAGGATACAGACAAACACAATCAACCCGTTTTTCATGGCTTTCCCCTTATAAAGAAACAGTTCTTGAATTGAACGTTCCTGCCAGCTTTTTGTCAATGTTTGACTGCCTCTTCGGCTTCTTTTTCATCGCGCAGCTCAGTTAAGCGCTCTTTTGAAAAAGCATAATCAGTAGAACAAAAATGGCAGGTAACGGTCGTGCCACCTTCTTCAATCATATCTTTAAGCTCAGGCATTGGCATGCCTTTAAGCGTTGTGACCAAACGTTCTTCTGAACAACGACATTCCTGATGAACGGTATTGGTCTCATAAACACGCACGCCATCTTCATGATAAAGACGATACGGCAGGTCAGCCAAGCCAAGGCTTGCATCCAGCATTTCTTCTTCAGTCAAGCTTTTGAGCATAATGGATGCATGGTTCCATCTTTCTTGGGCTTCTTCATCATCACCAGTTTCATCGGGAAGACGCTGGATCATCACCACACAGATACCACTTTCACCATGGGCAATTTTAAAAGCGCTATCAAGCTGTTCAGAACTTTGGAAATAACTATGGGCACATTCACTAAGTGAGCCGGGCTCAAGTGCCGTAATACCTTGATAAGGCTGCATATGTTTGCCCTGATCAACCGTAAAGGCAAGGCGCCCAGTGCCTAAGAGGTTTTCAACAGTAGGCGCGCTATCATCGCCAAGGGCGGCAAGTTTATCTGCGTCAAACCCGGCATAACCACGCAAGCCCCCATCTGAGGTAATATCACTCACCAACGCCTTGATCGGGCCAGCACCTTCACCTTCAGAAATCGCCTGAAGGGAGAAAATACCGTCATATTTAAGGCTGGATGCCAACGCAACAGTGAGCCCCATGGCTTCAGATAGAATATCAGCAATGACTTTTGGATAGTCATGGGCATCCAGAATTTTATTCACAGAAGGGCCAAGGCGCACCACACGGCCACGAATATCCAGTTTATCCACCTGAAAAGGAAGAATGCGATCTTCTAACAATTGCGTACTCATCGATCATCACCAAAATAGGTCGCCTCTTAAATAATAAGGGCGATGAAAAATAGAAATTTGGCCTTTATATAGTTAGCTCTTAGAGCATTGACCAGACCATAATGCCTTTTTGCGCATGAAGACGGTTTTCAGCTTCATCCCAAACAACTGAATTTGCCCCATCGATCACTTCATCAGTGACCTCTTCATTGCGGTGTGCTGGCAGGCAATGTAAGAACAAAGCATCACTTGCAGCTTGGCCCATCAAATCACTATTCACCTGATAAGGTGTGAGCAATTCAATACGGCGATCATAATCCGTATCACCCATGGACACCCATGTATCAGTCACAATTACGTCAGACCCGCTTGCGGCTTGTTTTGGGTCTTTCACAACTGAAATATTCCCGCCTTCATTAGCCGCCCAATCCAGATAACGCTGGTCCACCATCAATTCCTCTGGGCAACATAGGCGCAACTCAAAGCCAAAGCGCGTGGCAGCTTCAATATAACTATTGGTCATATTGTTACCATCACCTACCCATGTGACGACCTTGCCACCAATAGGACCACGATGTTCTTCAATGGTCATGATGTCAGCCATCAATTGGCACGGGTGGCTATCATCGGTCAGCGCATTAATCACCGGAACCGTGCAATATTCAGCCATCTCAAGAAGCTTGTCGTGAGAGTCTGTGCGCAACATAACACCATCAACCATGCGCGATAAAACCCGTGCGGTATCAGCAACGGTTTCACCACGGCCCAGTTGGGAGTTTTCCCCCATCATCACCAGCGGGTGACCACCTAATTGCACCATACCCACTTCAAAAGAAACACGGGTACGTGTGCTTGGCTTTTCAAAAATCATCGCCAATGTCTTACCAGCAAGAGGTGCAAGACCACCTGCGACATTCATGCCTTTTTTATAACCTGAGGCAATATCCAGAATATGACGAAGCTCGCTTGACTCCAATAAAGCCAAATCTAAAAAATGTTTCGGTGTCATTTTGTATTTTCCGAAAGTTCAGTGCAGGAACGATCTAAAATCGCAATCGCTGCTTCAATATGTTCTTCATGTAAAACCAGCGGCGGTAACAAACGCATGACGTTATCACCAGCAGGTACTGCCAACAGGCCGTTTTCAAAGCATTTATTCACCAAATCCATATTGAGAATAACACATTCAAAAGCCACCATCAGCCCCTGACCACGCACGCCCTTAAGGATATCACCATGTTTGGCAACAATATCAGCCATGCGCGCCTGCAGACGCTCCCCCATGGTGCAAACATTTTCAAGAAAGCCCACTTCCAACACCACATCAAGCACGGCATTAGCCGCGGCCATCGCAAGTGGATTGCCGCCATAGGTCGAGCCATGACTGCCCGGTGCCATACCGCTTGCCGCCTCATGGGTTGCAAGACAAGCCCCCACAGGAAAGCCCCCGCCAATGCCTTTGGCAATGGCCATCACATCAGGTGTAATACCTGCCCATTCATGGGCAAAAAGCTTGCCTGTACGGCCCACACCTGTTTGGACTTCATCCAGCATCAACAAAATGCCGTGTTCATCACAAAGGGCACGCAAGCCTTTTAAAAACTCAACATCCCCCGGGCGCATCCCGCCTTCACCTTGAACAGGTTCCACATGGATGGCTGCCGTTTCATCTGTGATTGCCGCGCGCGCTGCTTCTAAGTCATTAAAAGCGACTTGGTCAAAACCCTCCAGCATCGGGCCAAAGCCTTCGCAATGCTTGGCTTGTTTACCTGCTGATAATGTCGCCATGGTGCGCCCGTGAAAGGCACCTTCAAATGTTAAAATCCGATAGCGTTTGGACCCTTTAGCCGCAAAATGCTTGCGTGCAATCTTAATGGCGCATTCATTTGCTTCTGCGCCTGAATTACAGGAAAACACCACATCGGCAAATGTATGTTCAGCCAAACGATCGGCAAAACGTTCTTGGCCCTTAATCTTATAAAGGTTGGAACAATGCCAGAGTTTTTGTGCTTGCTCTGTTAAAGCAGCCACCAAATGAGGATGGGCGTGTCCCAAACAGGTCACAGCCACACCAGCGCCAAAGTCGAGAAATCGTTTTCCGTCCTCAGCGATCAGGTATACCCCCTCGCCTTTATCGAAAACGACATCAGCCGGGGCATAGGTTTTCATGACAGCGTCAGTCATACTTTATTTTCCTTCTACCACAGTTCAACAATATTGCTTTTTTCCCATTTGGGAAAGCCGACGAGTATCAATATGGATAGGGTCTCTGTCAATTCGAAAAGCCGAGAAACCTCGCTTTTTTCGCTATTTCGACCCTTTTTTTGCCACCGCAGCCTGTAAAATCGCCTCCAAGGTGGAATCCGTGATACCGATTTCCTGTAAATGGCGACAAGTATTTTGCACATATTCTAACGCACTCCCGCCTTGGCCTACCCCTTGAAGGACATGATCAACCTTTTCGTCTAAGCTGAAATGCCCCACATGCTGGTCATGGCCCTGAACGGCAATAAAGGTATAAGCCTCTACCTGTCTCCCATCTTCCAACTCGATCTCCACCCATGAAGGCTCATAGACCTGATTGATCATTTCACGCTCATCAAGATAAGCATGGGTTTCTGCCCAGTTTTCTTCAGCCACTAAAAAAGCCCGCCCAATACATTGGCCCGTCG
The DNA window shown above is from Candidatus Terasakiella magnetica and carries:
- a CDS encoding gamma-glutamylcyclotransferase; translation: MMGETKEKWVFAYGSLMWHPGFEYLEVSQARLSGYHRDLCILSYVFRGTRALPGLVMGLNPTGQCIGRAFLVAEENWAETHAYLDEREMINQVYEPSWVEIELEDGRQVEAYTFIAVQGHDQHVGHFSLDEKVDHVLQGVGQGGSALEYVQNTCRHLQEIGITDSTLEAILQAAVAKKGSK
- the argF gene encoding ornithine carbamoyltransferase; its protein translation is MTPKHFLDLALLESSELRHILDIASGYKKGMNVAGGLAPLAGKTLAMIFEKPSTRTRVSFEVGMVQLGGHPLVMMGENSQLGRGETVADTARVLSRMVDGVMLRTDSHDKLLEMAEYCTVPVINALTDDSHPCQLMADIMTIEEHRGPIGGKVVTWVGDGNNMTNSYIEAATRFGFELRLCCPEELMVDQRYLDWAANEGGNISVVKDPKQAASGSDVIVTDTWVSMGDTDYDRRIELLTPYQVNSDLMGQAASDALFLHCLPAHRNEEVTDEVIDGANSVVWDEAENRLHAQKGIMVWSML
- a CDS encoding aspartate aminotransferase family protein, coding for MTDAVMKTYAPADVVFDKGEGVYLIAEDGKRFLDFGAGVAVTCLGHAHPHLVAALTEQAQKLWHCSNLYKIKGQERFADRLAEHTFADVVFSCNSGAEANECAIKIARKHFAAKGSKRYRILTFEGAFHGRTMATLSAGKQAKHCEGFGPMLEGFDQVAFNDLEAARAAITDETAAIHVEPVQGEGGMRPGDVEFLKGLRALCDEHGILLMLDEVQTGVGRTGKLFAHEWAGITPDVMAIAKGIGGGFPVGACLATHEAASGMAPGSHGSTYGGNPLAMAAANAVLDVVLEVGFLENVCTMGERLQARMADIVAKHGDILKGVRGQGLMVAFECVILNMDLVNKCFENGLLAVPAGDNVMRLLPPLVLHEEHIEAAIAILDRSCTELSENTK
- a CDS encoding ATP-binding protein → MGLRGKRIFLFITLCIFIADACFVLINYYQDKTSLQRELELKSHQYQTAFDVAMTMTTRNMLQLATYVANDVSVRRVFAQAAKVHEDEGGGKGGPLSAQYRAKLYNEVAGSWQKMKERFYVRQLHFHLPPKDTSFLRVHRLSKWGDDLSPLRHMIMDVMDDHIPREGLELGRIYAGIRGAVPVFAPTDGESNGEFIGALEAGTSYSEIIDLLKKQVGTDIAILLNGERVSKVKWKNDLGGEHAEDCGCFIEASSSDELVEFIPKMDMAQYRENEPFKLRTDIVQWGDSRYALTNFGIRDYIGDKEKSPTPVGRVAMWYNVDHKYMELASNTQVNIIYAIFGFIIIESLIYYGLGFATAQLKEEVSKQSGEISKLLEEVVEQKDKAVNASQAKSEFLANMSHELRTPMMGIRGVLDLLKTDQDLSQNSQNLLHDLDSSAQSLIHIVDEILDISKIEAGKLAIERVSSQPAGLIDELVKVFGPAAKQKRLELKTNAHLHEGYWCKLDPTRFKQIVTNLINNALKFTLDGFVKVTMERVEEDGIQYLIVEVSDSGIGMTKGQVDHIFERFKQADGSTTRKYGGTGLGLAISSELSHLHGGDLSVESQKNIGSTFTLKLPVEESEPLIEEAEEQQALSELDILLAEDNLINQKVVLAMLNKHGHRVVVANDGEQAVEQAHKQKFDVILMDMQMPKMDGLEATKHIRQGEGPNQGSVILAFTADAIREHRERYFASGVNDIVTKPIKIEDLEEKVRRFIQGT
- a CDS encoding TrkH family potassium uptake protein; its protein translation is MKIDLRPIYFIIGLLLMTLALGMLLPMFVDLAQGNPDWQVFMLSSGVTIFIASALILAGHTREKMFFSIRQGFIMATFSWLVMTIFAALPFAFSELDMSYTDAFFEAMSGITTTGSTVITGLDYAPPGLLLWRALLQWLGGIGIIVMAVAIMPMLHVGGMQLFKVEAFETSDKALPKAAQISASISAIYVGLTAIWAIGLWLAGMTPFEAVNHAMTTIATGGFSTSDGSIGHFNSGSIDLLITLGMIVGSLPFMLYLRMLRGNFQAIMADTQVQWFLVIVFLLIFFATAFLWIQEGYDPIQSLRFGAFNVVSIITGTGYASMDYQLWGHFAWPIFFFIMFIGGCSGSTTCGIKIFRFQVLYAAAETQIKRLLEPHGVFIPYYNRRPIPDEVMFSVLGFFFIFGVCFALLAMALGMMGLDYITAISSAATALANVGPALGDTAGPSGNFQTLPDGAKWLMASGMLLGRLELFTILVLFMPTFWRG
- a CDS encoding YeiH family protein is translated as MNLLQTFYKDKFSGLLAALIVAIAAVFLSEHYGAPTMLFALLLGVALNFLSEHEKCSQGIDMAAKQVLRFGVALLGLRISFDAISQLGGGPVILVVVGVFATMLLGFILTRTMKTNCAFGCLTGGAVAICGASAAMALSSVLPAGEDRERDTIFTVITVTAFSTIAMVVYPIIASFVGLDDQQTGIFLGATIHDVAQVVGAGYGVSDQTGDVATIVKLLRVAMLLPVVLGVMMIVRYGFKDDTQKNAKLPFPWFVLGFVALVGLNSTVEIPSQISSSLIDVSSWCIVTAVAALGMKTSFGALVKVGWMPVAVVLIETVFLAALCLAAIFIFEL
- a CDS encoding Hsp33 family molecular chaperone HslO, which codes for MSTQLLEDRILPFQVDKLDIRGRVVRLGPSVNKILDAHDYPKVIADILSEAMGLTVALASSLKYDGIFSLQAISEGEGAGPIKALVSDITSDGGLRGYAGFDADKLAALGDDSAPTVENLLGTGRLAFTVDQGKHMQPYQGITALEPGSLSECAHSYFQSSEQLDSAFKIAHGESGICVVMIQRLPDETGDDEEAQERWNHASIMLKSLTEEEMLDASLGLADLPYRLYHEDGVRVYETNTVHQECRCSEERLVTTLKGMPMPELKDMIEEGGTTVTCHFCSTDYAFSKERLTELRDEKEAEEAVKH